CGCCTGCATACAGAGCCTGTGGTTGTTAAGTGTTTTGCCAGGATCATCGGGCGTCCAGGCACTAGATTCGTCCAAAAGCTTGGCAAGGGCTGAATTGAGGTCTTTCATATTTTTTTCGTGCTGGCAGTCACCAAAATAGCGGTTGAGCTGCTCGAGTGAAAGCCCACCTATTTCCCACAGCGAAATGAAGGAATAGTCATTATAACATTTGACGTAAAGGTCATTGAGATGGTCCAGCACAGCCTCATAGTCTTCTGTATCATACGTTTTTTCTGGGGGCAGGGCCACAGACTGTTCTTGCGGCTCTCTGGCAGAATCGCACGTATCTCTCTTTCTTTTCCTACGCACCTCGTTCATGTGCTTGATAAAAAATAACAAGGCTTTTCTTTGGATCGACATCATGCTCAGTGCTCTTGAAAGCAAGGTATTCACAAGAGGTCTTTGAGAGATAAAAGCAGCATCTGTGCTATCTTGCCTCGCGCAATTGGGGCAAAACTGATATCCAAATACGTCGTTCAGTCTGACACTTTCTTGCTGGCCCTGGCTCACACCAACTTCTCTTTCCTCAATATCTTCTTGAATTCCCTTTGCATCGGGTGCGGGAGTTCCAGATGTGCGTGTGGTAAACAACAAGGATGTGGGTTCGCCTGTCTCCAAAGCGTCAGCATGAGAAGGAGTGTTCATAGAGACACCTATTTTGGATTCCTCCTGAAACGGTCAATAGCATGATCATGATGTGCCAAAACATAGAGTGAAAACAATGATAAAACAGCATAATGCGTCTCCAAAGGTGAATGGCTTAATCATACAAAAAATATCTTATTTAGTCAAATTTTAAATATCTTAAGTTTGGTGCGCATGTGCATAAAACGAAGGGCATCAGAAAGAAAGGCATGTGTCAGTACGTTATGGTGGGCGTTAAGCTTATATGACGCAGAAAGGGTCACGACAAGCAGGTTAAAGTGCGTTATGCTGAGGGCAAAGTTGTGGGGGGAACCAAGGATCTATGGCATCGCCTATTCTTATGCAAATGATTCAACGTCTGGGGCGCTTGCCGGGCCTGGGGCCGCGTTCGGGCCGGCGCGCGGCGCTTTTTTTGCTTAAAAATCGCGAACGCCTCTTAGGGCCGTTGATTCAATCCATGGAAAAGGCCATGGAAAAGGTTCACCCCTGTTCTGTGTGTGGCTATTTGGATGAGCAGTCGCCATGCTATTTGTGCCGAGACACACGGCGCGATGCTTCCTTGCTGTGTGTGGTCAGCGATGTCAGTGATGTGTGGGCTCTTGAAAAAATGAAAAGTTTCCAAGGGGTCTATCATGTGTTGGGCGGCAATCTTTCGGTTCTCGATGGAGTGGGGCCTAAGCATTTGCGTATGAAAAGCTTACTTGCGCGCCTTCAAAGCGGTGTGATTCAAGAGGTGATTTTGGCCTTGAGCCCCACCGTTGAGGGCAGTGCCACCACACATTTTGTGACCCAAGAAATCGAAAAAGCTGGTTTAACACCTCATGTTACCATGCTGGCCCGGGGTGTGCCTTTGGGCGGCGAGCTTGACTTTTTAGATGAAGGCACCTTGGGGGAAGCCTTTCGTGGGCGTAAGCGTTTCTAGCGCTGTGGGCGTCCTTGAAGGTGATCTTCTTTGGGCCGGCGCGGCCTTTTGGTGAAAATCCATCCACTTGTTGACGTTCACGCGCGCAAAAACCAGAAAACGCTTGATGCCTCTTGCGATTGGGTTGATTTTGTGTTTCCCTAAAGGGGATATGCACACGTGGGGTTTATGGAGTCAATCAATGGGTGGTCGTTTCTTTATTTTGGCGCTGGGTCTATTATTTGCGGGCAATATATACGCTGCAGATCCTAAGTTGCCGGCACAGCCTAAGGTGAAAGAGGCTGCGCGCATTGGCGATAAGGTCGTTACACAAGAGGAGATTTTGCTCCAAATGCGCAGAGATTTGGGTGAACCCATTATGGATTTGCGTAAAAGCAACCCGGCTCAGTTTGCGCAGTATTACAAGCTCTATCGTGACCAAATTGTGGGTATGCGCCTTTTGTCTGATGAGGCTGTGAAGCACGAAGCTTTGATTTTGGAAGATCCCAAAGTTAAGGATCAACTCGAGCAAATGCGTCGCAGCTTTTTGACCAATGCGTTTGTGAGCCAATATATAGAAAAACGGATTACGCCCGCCAGCTTGCAGGAAGCCTTTAATAAGCATCCTCAAGAAATGGTGTCTCTCTCTCGCATTGTGCTCAATGATGAAAAAACAGCTAAGTCTGTGATTTTGGCCCTCAAGACACGTTCTTTTGCGGATCTTGCAGGCCAGTATTCCAAAGACACTAAAGCCAACAAAGATGGTTCTACAGAGCCTATGTTGATGGCCAGGCTTGATGGTAAGTTGCGGGCCCATGTCGCTGGATTGAAGCCAGGAGGGCACTCTATGCAACCATTGGAGTTGGGTGGCAAATGGTTTGTTATCAAATTGGATAAGAAGTTTAAAGCTAATTTTGAGCAAGCGCGTCCTGTGTTGAGAGATTTTGTGGCCATGAAAGAGCTTCAAACACTCATGGCATCATTGCGCACCAAAGAGGACGTCAAGCTGTTCGACTTAGACGGTAATGAAACCAAAGATTCCTTGTTGTCACCTGCGGGCGCTGCATCACCAGCGCCCGCGAAGGCGGCTGGGGGCACCGCAGCAGGGAAACCGGCAGCGGCTGCCTAACAAACGAGCGCGCAAGCATTCGTTGTCTTTTTGGGATGGAAGGCGTGAGGATCTGATGGTCTTCACGCCTTTTTTGTTTCATAGGCGCCTTTGCTGTGTGCGGTTTTGTTTAAAGTTTGACGCTGTGTTGCATTTTGCTTGATGCGATTCAATGGTGTGTGGAGTGCATTCGCCATGCTGATCTTAGCAGGGTTGCGTTTAACGAGATTGATATGCCAATCTTCGCTGTGGATCCAGGTCTGCGCGTTCTTGTAGCTGCGTGCTTGTCGTTGCGTTTTGCGGCTGTGTTTTTATGGTTAGGCCGCTTGGTGGCGATTCTGCTTGTTGGCCTCGTTATCCCTGGATTCTATCGCGAGGTGTGTGTGATCACCCTGTGGGCAAAAGGCCTAATTGCTTGGCGGCACACCACAATACGGTCGTGTCCGGATGCATCTTTGTATACGTCTTGGGTTTTGAAATAGCGTGACGACAGGGCAAGCACGGGCTCTTTTTGGTCCCATCCTATCTCCAGAATCAGCGCGCCCTGGGGCGCCAAAAAGGATGCGGCGCGCGGGATGATGGCGCGATAGGCATCCAGCCCATCATATCCTCCATCAAGGGCCTGGTGGGGATCAAAATGGCTCACGGACCTGGGAAGCGTGGGGATGACGTCTGTTTGAATATAGGGCGGGTTGGCCACCATGCAGTCAAACCAAGGGGCATCGTTTGGGGCGCGTGGGGGCGTTGTCGGTTTTTGCCCCCCTAACCAAGCAGTTTTTGGGGGGACGTCAGTGCTTGTTTCTCTGTTGCTTCCCCCTTTGTTGGCGTGGGTGTTAGTTAAGCCGGCAGGGTATGTGGGAACGTGGGGCTGAGGCGGGGTGAGGGCAGAAAACCAGCTGCCTCGATAGAGCTGAAGGCGGTCATGCACCCCAAGGCGGCCTGCATTAAGCCACGTCACATCCAGGGCATGCTGACAATCATCTGTGCCCACGCCTTGGGCTTTGGGATAGTGCGCCAGGAGGCTGAGAAGCACACAGCCGCTGCCCGTGCCGAGCTCCAGCATACGAAGAGGCGTTTGAGCAGGAAACAGGGCCTGCGCCGCTTCGATGATGCCTTCCGTTTCAGGGCGTGGGTCCAAGGTGTGGGGAGTGATCACAAAGGTGTGATTCCAAAATGCCCTTTCCCCCACCTGGCGCGATAGGGGCATACCTTGTTGGTAGGATGCCGCCCAGCGCAAAAAACGGGCGTGATGGGGAAAAGAGGACAGGGGTCTATCTTGCACCGATACATACGTTAGGGGGTCAAGCGCCAGGCTCTCAAGGGCCAGGTGATACACCTCTCGGTGCGCCGTGTCTTCATCGGCGTTGCCTATTGTCACGCTGTGGCGCCGGAGGTGGCACAAAAAATCTCGCAAAGGACGATCGGGAGAGAGATCGGAGAAAGTCATGGTATGCCCTGCCTACGTATCCGCTTTTTTGTTGAGCATGCCCCACAGAAACGGGTCAATATCACCATCGAGCACCCCAAGGGCATTGCCTATCTCCACATCTGTGCGCGTGTCTTTCACCATTTGATAGGGTTGTAACACATAAGAGCGCACCTGATGTCCCCACCCAATGTCTGTTTTCGCGCTGGCGGTGGTGGCCGCTTCTTCCTCTTTTTGGCGCAGCGCAGCTTCATAAAGGCGGGCACGCAGCATGTCCATGGCTTGTGCGCGATTGCGGTGTTGAGAACGATTGTTTTGGCACTGAACCACAATGTTGGTGGGCAGGTGGGTGATGCGGATGGCGCTGTCGGTTTTGTTGACGTGCTGTCCGCCGGCGCCCGAGGCGCGGTAGGTGTCAATGCGCAGATCTTTGTCCTCAATCTCAATATGAATGGTTTGGTCAATTTCGGGATAGACCCACACAGAAGCAAAGCTGGTGTGACGACGGCCCGAACCATCATAGGGCGAAATACGCACAAGGCGATGGACACCGCTTTCTTTTTTAAGCCAGCCATAGACGTTTCGGGCCTGCTCGTGGTTGGCGATGTTGAGGGTGACGGATTTAAAGCCCGCCTCTTCACCGGGGCTGCTTTCAAGGGTGCTGACGCGATAGCCTTTTTTTTCGGCCCAGCGACTGTACATGCGCGCAAGCATCATGGCCCAATCTTGTGCTTCTGTGCCCCCGGCGCCGGCGTGGATTTCGAGAAAACAGGAGTTGGCATCCGCCTCACCAGACAGCATGGCTTCAAGGCGCATGTGCCCTGTTTTTTCCTTAAGCGCCTCAAGTTTATCTGAGGTTTCCTTCACAAGCGCATCGTCTTGCTCTTCTTCGGCCAGGTGCATCCATTGCGTGAGTTCGTCCAACTCTTGAGCAGTGTGGCGAATCGCGGTGATGGCACTGATCAGATGATCACGCTCTTTGAGAAGCTTCTGGGCGTCCTCAGGATTGTCCCAAAGGGAGGGATCTTCCGCCCGGGCATCCAGAGCTTTTTGGCGTTCTAAGGCTTTTTCCCAGTCAAAGATGCCCCCTTAGGATGTGAAGATCCTGTGTAATGTGTTCAATAATCTCAGGTGTACTCATGGGACAAAAACGTATTAAGCCGCGCGCAGATTATCTTCAACAAACGACCAGTTCACGAGGTGCTCAAGAAACGTGGTCACATAATCAGGGCGGCGGTTTTGATAATCAAGATAATAGGCATGTTCCCACACATCACAGGTCAACAACACTTTGTTTTGGGGAATCTCAGCGTTGGCCGAACTTTGAATGGCAAGATTGCCTTGTGCGTCAAGCACAAGCCAGGCCCACCCGCTGCCAAATTGGCCCACGGCTTTTTCTTTAAAGAGGCGCTGAAACGTGTCAAGATCGCCAAAATCCTCTATCAGCTTCTTTTGCAAAGGCCCGTCTTTGGGCATGCCACCGCCTTGAGGGGAGAGGCTATGCCAAAAAAACGTGTGGTTCCAGGTTTGGGCCGCATTATTGAAAATGGCGGTGTGTTCTGGGGCTTGGCGTGTTTGACGAATCACCTCTTCCAGGGAAGCCCTAGCCCACGGCGTGCCCTCCACAAGCGCATTCAGCTTATTAATATAGGCGGCCTGATGTTTCTCATGATGAAACTCAAGGGTTCTTTCGGAAATGTGGGGCGCCAGGGCGTTTTTGGCAAAGGGGAGAGGAGGCAGGGTATGGGTCATGCGGGCAGGCTTTTAGAAGGTGTTTTCGGCCCATCCTAACTTTTTTTCCATTTTTTGTGAAGTTTTATCCGGTCATAATGCTTGGCATGGGGTATGACTTTTTGGTATGACCTATATAACAGTTCTTTCTTCAGGAGCACATACATGGCTGAGTCTAAGCATGGCCTTCACGGCACACAAACCCTTCACAATCTTAAGGAAGCGTTCGCGGGTGAGTCGCAGGCCAATCGCCGCTATCTTTATTTCGCGCAAAAGGCAGATATTGAAGGGCACACGGATGTGGCGGCTGTGTTTCGTTCAACGGCAGAAGGGGAAACTGGTCATGCCCACGGTCACTTGGAATATTTGGAAGAGGTGGGTGACCCTGTGACCGATGTGCCCATTGGCTCCACAGAAGAAAATTTGAAATCGGCCATTTTTGGTGAGACCCATGAATATACCGACATGTATCCTGGCATGGCGCGCACCGCCCGTGAAGAAGGGTTTGAAGAGATTGCCGATTGGTTCGAAACCCTGGCCAGGGCTGAAAAATCCCATGCAGGGCGTTTTGAGCGTGCCTTGGAAGGGTTGAAAAAAGCTTCTTGATCCTTGCGTGTCATCAAGGGGTCATAGAAAAGGGCTTGACTTTCTCGTGGCCCTGCTCTTATAAAAGCGTCGCTGGTTTTTTCGCAAACAAGCCAAAGGTGAGGAGCGTGCTGTGAGGGGCTATTTTTTAAAACGCGTGCTTTTGGCCGTGCCCACGCTTTTGGGCATTTTGTTTCTCAACTTTTTGCTGATTCAGTGGGCGCCTGGCGGCCCTGTAGAACAGATGGTGGCCCAGCTTCAAGGACTTTCAGGTGATGGCACGTCTGGCCTTTCAGGGGCTGAGCAAAGTGACATGACCTCCTTTGCAGAGGATCATCATCTTTATCGCGGCGGGTCTGGGCTGGATCCGCAGATTATCCGTGACATTGAAAAAATGTATGGGTTTGATAAGCCCTTTTGGACCCGTTTTCTCCTGATGATCAAAAAGTATCTCACAGGGGATCTGGGGGTCAGCTATTTCAAGGGGCGTTCGGTGGCGTCGTTGATTATGGAAAAACTCCCCGTTTCCATCAGCCTGGGGCTGTGGAGCACCTTGCTGGTGTATAGCCTTTCCATCGTCTTAGGGGTGGCCAAAGCGCGCGCACACAAAACAACGTTTGATGTGGTGACCAGTTTTGTGGTGATTATTGGTTATGCGGTGCCGGGCTTTTTGTTTGGTGTGTTGCTGGTTCTTCTTTTTGCAGGGGGCAGCTTTTGGTCATGGTTTCCGCTGCGTGGGTTGACGTCACCTGACTTTGAAACCCTTTCCCTGTGGGGTAAGGTGTGTGATTATTTTTGGCATATGGCTTTGCCTTTATTAACTCAGGTGTTAAGCGGTTTTGCTTCGCTCACGTTTCTTACCAAAAATGCCTTTTTAGAAGAAATGAACAAACCTTACGTGTTAACAGCCTATGCTAAAGGACTGTCCGCGCGGCAGGTTCTTTTTGGGCATGTGTTTCGCAATGCCTGCTTGGTGCTGTTGGTGGGGTTTCCTCAGGCATTTCTCCATCTGTTTTTCACAGGTGCGTTTTTAGTGGAGATTATTTTCTCACTGGATGGGCTCGGCCTGTTGGGATTCACGGCCGCCATCACCCGTGATTATCCGGTGATTTTTGGCACCCTTTATGTGTTTACGCTGCTCAGCCTGTTGCTCCATATTGTGGGCGACTTTTTGTATATGAAGGTAGATCCCCGTGTGCATTTTGAAAAAAGGAGGCGCTGATGTCCCCGCTTCTGGAAAGGCGTGTTCGTGCGTTTCGCGCGCATCGGCGTGGGTGGATCAGTTTTCAGCTGTTGGTGGGTGTGTTTTTGCTTTCTTTGGCGGCGCCGTGGCTGTGCAATGACGTGCCTTATGTGGTGCGTGTGGAGGGCAAGACCTATTGGCCCATTGTGAAAGAATATCCAGAGCGATGTTTTGGTGGCACCCTCGATGGGCCTGCTGATTTTAAGGACCCGCTGATCCTGGATTTTATCAAAGAGCACCAGGGGTGGATGCTTTGGCCGCCGGTTCCTTATAGCGGCACGTCTGTCAACCTTGCGCGCATAGCACCTGCGCCGCCGTCTTGGGACAACTGGTGGGGTACAGACGATCAAGGTCGGGATGTGTTGGCGCGCTTTGTTTACGGCTTGCGGGTCTCGTTGATTTTTGGATTTTTGCTCACACTGATGAGTTTGGTGCTGGGTGTGGTGATGGGGGCTGTTCAAGGTTATTTCGGTGGGCTAGTGGACCTCATTGGCCAGCGTTTTCAAGAGCTGTGGACCAGTTTGCCCATCTTGTTCATCTTGATCATCCTCTCAAGTTTTGTGCAGCCCAATTTAACGTGGCTGTTGGTGATTATGCTTCTTTTTTCATGGATGGGGCTTGCTTCGTTGGTGCGGGCGGAGTTTTTGCGTGCGCGCAATCATGACTATGCCAAGGCTGCCGTTGTGTTGGGTGTGTCGCCGGTGCGCATTATGTGGAAGCACATGTTGCCCAATGCCATGGTGGCCACCATCACGTTTTTACCTTTTTTGCTTAATCACAGCATTTCTGTGCTCACCTCGCTTGATTTTTTGGGCTTTGGTTTGCCGTTAGGCACCCCGTCTTTGGGTGAACTGTTGAGTCAAGCAAAGAACAATCTTTATGCGCCATGGCTGGGGGTGACCGCGTTTGGCGGCATCTCTTTTGTGCTGGTGTTGGTGGCGTTTATTGGAGAAGGGCTGCGTGATGCCACCGATGCACACACGAACGTCTAGCCCCAAAACACACCATAGCCAAGGTCAGTGTAACCCCTGTTGTGCCTGTGTTTTTTCAAGAGGCGCTAACAGGGTGGTGACATTATGTTTCATGAGGGCAATATAATCAGCCGCCGGCCCGTCGGGGGGGGAGAGCGCGTCTGAATAAAGGGTGCCGCCGATGGTGATGCCTGTTTCTTGAGACAGGGCGTTCATGATTTTTGGTGACACCATATTTTCAAAAAAAATACCACGAATATGGCGCCGTTTGATTTCTTCGATCAAGAGCGCTATTTTTTGCGCAGAAGGTTCATCGTCAGTGGAGATGCCCAGCGGGGATAGGAAGGAAAAACCGTAAGCCTTAGCAAAATAGCCAAAGGCATCGTGGGTGGTGAGGGCGCATCGTTTTTCTGGCGGCAGGGCGTGGATGCGCGTGCGCACCCACCGGTTAAGTTCTTTAAGTTTTTGATCGAAGAGCCGCGCCCGAAAGCGAAAGATGGGCGCCATGTGCGGCCACGTTTTACACAAAGCCTCCACAATCACGGTTACATAGCTTCTTACATTATTAATATTGTGCCAGGCATGAGGGTCAGGAATTTTCTGAGAGATATCGTCAAAGAAAAGGGGTGAACACCCCTGTGAAGCAATCACAAGAGAGGAGGGTGGGCGCTCTTTAAGAAACCGTTCCATCCAATGATTTTCAAGGTTCAAACCATTGATGATGACAAGACGAGCTTGGGTTAACTCAAGAATATCTTGCGGAGATGGCTCAAAGNTGTGCGGGTCTTGGTTGGGGCCGGCCAGGCTTTTGATGCGCAATTGGTGGCCACAAATCTGATACACCAGGTCTTTGAGAATGGTAAAACTGACCACAATATGCGGCGGCTTGGGTGCAGAGACCGGGGCATGAAACACAAAAGGCAGCGCGGCAAGCAACAGGGCCACACACCCCACATAACGAAGCTTGAGACCGGTTACATACAAAAGAAGGCTGAGGGCATAAAAAGCCACACTGACCAAAATGATGAGCGGGCCCGCAGGAAACCCGGTGTGGTAGGAAATCAAAAGCCCTGCCAGGCTGGCGAGAAACGCAAAGATCGTGGAAAGTGCGCACAGTGTCCAAATTTGTTTAGCCCACAACCGCGCCGTGATGGCAGGCAAGAGCAACAGGCCCAGCGCCATCAAAGAGCCCAAGGCCTGAAAAGCGCACACCATATTCAAGGTGACGATGACAAGAAACCCTTGGTCTAACCATCCACTGCGGGGGTAGGTCATCCGAAAAAATTGGGGATCAAACGCCTGCAGCACCAGGGGGCGATAGAATAAAGCCAGCGCGATGAGGGTAAAGCTGCCCACCCCCATCAGCCAAAATAGGTGCGATTTGGACAGCACAAGAATGTTACCCACCAAAATGTGCATCACATCGGTATAGCTACCAAAGGCTGAAAGAATAAAGAGACCCGATGCCATAGAAAACAACACAAGGGCGGCAAAGGTGCTGTCTTTGGGCAACATGGTTTTTTGTGTAATCCAATGTGCCATCAGGGCCAGCGCCACACCTGTGAAGGCTCCGGCGATACTGAGGGGCAGCACCTGAAATCCAAAACATAAAAATGCCAGCGCCACACCGGGAAAAAGACCGTGAGATAAAGCATCAGCAATCAAGCTCATGCGCCTGAGTACAAGAAAGCCACCCACAGCGCCACACCCAAGTGCCAGCGCGGCGCACCCCAAAAGCGCTTTGAGCATAAACGCATGCACAAAAAAGGGTTCAAGCATATAGGTGTATAAAAGGGTGGCGTAGGCTAGCAAGGACAAAAGCTCCATTCATGGGATTTTTGATAGGCCTTTGCCAGATTGGCCTCGGTGAGCGTGGTGGCCGTGGGTCCCCACTGAGAAAACGATCTGGCCAACAGCAGCGTGTGGGGAAAAAGCTTTTTGACATGCTCAAGATTATGCATGGCCACTATCAGGGTGTGTCCTTGCTTGTGCCATTGTTGGATCAGTGCCAACAAGACAGATATGGTGGCTTCATCCACCCCGGTAAAGGGTTCATCAAGCAGCAAAAGCGTGCCTTGTTGCACCATCATGCGGGCAAATAAGACCCGCTGGAACTGTCCGCCCGACAGGTTCATAATGGGGGTGAGGGCATAAGCGGTAAGCCCCACAGCCTCAAGCGCTTGCATAATGGCCTGATGATGTGGGGGTCTGAGCCCATGCCAAAAAGGAAGCTGTGGCCACAGCCCCGAACCCACCACATCACGCACAAGCAGGGGAAAATCTCTTTTCATGCGACACAGCTGGGGCAAATAGACGCACTGCTCGTGGGGAGAGAGGTGAAAGGCCCCCTCACAAGGGGCTTGAGATTGGGCAATGGCATCAAGAAGGGTGGATTTACCGCTGCCATTCGGTCCCACCAAGGCCACAAGGCTTCCTCGCGGCACAGAAAGGGAAAGGCCCGAGACAATCACATGATTGTGACGCTTGAAAGAGGCATGGTGGGCGGTGAATGCAAAAGAGTCAGAAGAGGCAGGCGTCACAACAACATACTTTTACAAGAAGCTATAGCCCCGCCAACAAAAAACACCCCCACAGAGGCACCAAAAAAACCAACACGCCGGCCAGACGTTTCCACACGCCCCACTCAGCAAATTTTTCCCCGCGCATGTTTCACCCCATTTGCGTTTAAGAATCATTCTCATTTGTCGTCAGTATGCCCGCCAATCCTTAACAATGAATGTGACTGACTCCTTACTCCTTCATTATTGTGCATGCCAAACGCCGAATCAAGCATAAAAGGATAAAGTTTTTTCGGGGCTTTTGTGGGTGTGCATTCTCGCAGGGTCCTGGCTTTGTGTGGTTTGCGTATGGCCTCGTGTTTTGGATAGACGAGGACGCAGGACGCCTTGAGCACCTCGTGCATGGGTCATGGGTTGAAGATAACCTGCGTGTGGTTTAATAAAAAGAAGCAAAGGAAAAGCTTGCTTTGCAAGGTGTGCCGTCCCTTGGCAAACGAAGCATCGCTCGCAAGAGCTGCAACGCGCTCATGCCCACTGTTAGGGGCTAAAAAATAGATCTGGCGTGTGATTTTATATGTCAGTCAAGAAAGGGCGGCAGGCTTATTCGAAAACCGATCTTTTTCCTTAAGAACAGGACGTCCACAATGCAATCCACCCGTACGCAGAGCACAAGGCCTGACAACACCAGCCAAAGCCTCTTTCTTCCAAAGAAGAATCTTCAGGGGGGAATATCACACGAACGGCCTGAACAACATCTCTAAGCAAGGAACGTTCCCAAAAGGGGGTCTCAAACAGGGGTGCGTCAGGCCTTTCTTAATAGCCGTAGCGCTCAAT
The Candidatus Hepatobacter penaei DNA segment above includes these coding regions:
- the prfB gene encoding peptide chain release factor 2 (programmed frameshift) — encoded protein: MSTPEIIEHITQDLHILRGHLDWEKALERQKALDARAEDPSLWDNPEDAQKLLKERDHLISAITAIRHTAQELDELTQWMHLAEEEQDDALVKETSDKLEALKEKTGHMRLEAMLSGEADANSCFLEIHAGAGGTEAQDWAMMLARMYSRWAEKKGYRVSTLESSPGEEAGFKSVTLNIANHEQARNVYGWLKKESGVHRLVRISPYDGSGRRHTSFASVWVYPEIDQTIHIEIEDKDLRIDTYRASGAGGQHVNKTDSAIRITHLPTNIVVQCQNNRSQHRNRAQAMDMLRARLYEAALRQKEEEAATTASAKTDIGWGHQVRSYVLQPYQMVKDTRTDVEIGNALGVLDGDIDPFLWGMLNKKADT
- a CDS encoding superoxide dismutase encodes the protein MTHTLPPLPFAKNALAPHISERTLEFHHEKHQAAYINKLNALVEGTPWARASLEEVIRQTRQAPEHTAIFNNAAQTWNHTFFWHSLSPQGGGMPKDGPLQKKLIEDFGDLDTFQRLFKEKAVGQFGSGWAWLVLDAQGNLAIQSSANAEIPQNKVLLTCDVWEHAYYLDYQNRRPDYVTTFLEHLVNWSFVEDNLRAA
- a CDS encoding ABC transporter permease; this encodes MSPLLERRVRAFRAHRRGWISFQLLVGVFLLSLAAPWLCNDVPYVVRVEGKTYWPIVKEYPERCFGGTLDGPADFKDPLILDFIKEHQGWMLWPPVPYSGTSVNLARIAPAPPSWDNWWGTDDQGRDVLARFVYGLRVSLIFGFLLTLMSLVLGVVMGAVQGYFGGLVDLIGQRFQELWTSLPILFILIILSSFVQPNLTWLLVIMLLFSWMGLASLVRAEFLRARNHDYAKAAVVLGVSPVRIMWKHMLPNAMVATITFLPFLLNHSISVLTSLDFLGFGLPLGTPSLGELLSQAKNNLYAPWLGVTAFGGISFVLVLVAFIGEGLRDATDAHTNV
- a CDS encoding peptidylprolyl isomerase yields the protein MHTWGLWSQSMGGRFFILALGLLFAGNIYAADPKLPAQPKVKEAARIGDKVVTQEEILLQMRRDLGEPIMDLRKSNPAQFAQYYKLYRDQIVGMRLLSDEAVKHEALILEDPKVKDQLEQMRRSFLTNAFVSQYIEKRITPASLQEAFNKHPQEMVSLSRIVLNDEKTAKSVILALKTRSFADLAGQYSKDTKANKDGSTEPMLMARLDGKLRAHVAGLKPGGHSMQPLELGGKWFVIKLDKKFKANFEQARPVLRDFVAMKELQTLMASLRTKEDVKLFDLDGNETKDSLLSPAGAASPAPAKAAGGTAAGKPAAAA
- a CDS encoding metal ABC transporter solute-binding protein, Zn/Mn family; translation: FEPSPQDILELTQARLVIINGLNLENHWMERFLKERPPSSLVIASQGCSPLFFDDISQKIPDPHAWHNINNVRSYVTVIVEALCKTWPHMAPIFRFRARLFDQKLKELNRWVRTRIHALPPEKRCALTTHDAFGYFAKAYGFSFLSPLGISTDDEPSAQKIALLIEEIKRRHIRGIFFENMVSPKIMNALSQETGITIGGTLYSDALSPPDGPAADYIALMKHNVTTLLAPLEKTQAQQGLH
- a CDS encoding N5-glutamine methyltransferase family protein; protein product: MTFSDLSPDRPLRDFLCHLRRHSVTIGNADEDTAHREVYHLALESLALDPLTYVSVQDRPLSSFPHHARFLRWAASYQQGMPLSRQVGERAFWNHTFVITPHTLDPRPETEGIIEAAQALFPAQTPLRMLELGTGSGCVLLSLLAHYPKAQGVGTDDCQHALDVTWLNAGRLGVHDRLQLYRGSWFSALTPPQPHVPTYPAGLTNTHANKGGSNRETSTDVPPKTAWLGGQKPTTPPRAPNDAPWFDCMVANPPYIQTDVIPTLPRSVSHFDPHQALDGGYDGLDAYRAIIPRAASFLAPQGALILEIGWDQKEPVLALSSRYFKTQDVYKDASGHDRIVVCRQAIRPFAHRVITHTSR
- a CDS encoding rubrerythrin family protein, with translation MAESKHGLHGTQTLHNLKEAFAGESQANRRYLYFAQKADIEGHTDVAAVFRSTAEGETGHAHGHLEYLEEVGDPVTDVPIGSTEENLKSAIFGETHEYTDMYPGMARTAREEGFEEIADWFETLARAEKSHAGRFERALEGLKKAS
- a CDS encoding metal ABC transporter ATP-binding protein; its protein translation is MTPASSDSFAFTAHHASFKRHNHVIVSGLSLSVPRGSLVALVGPNGSGKSTLLDAIAQSQAPCEGAFHLSPHEQCVYLPQLCRMKRDFPLLVRDVVGSGLWPQLPFWHGLRPPHHQAIMQALEAVGLTAYALTPIMNLSGGQFQRVLFARMMVQQGTLLLLDEPFTGVDEATISVLLALIQQWHKQGHTLIVAMHNLEHVKKLFPHTLLLARSFSQWGPTATTLTEANLAKAYQKSHEWSFCPC
- the yejB gene encoding microcin C ABC transporter permease YejB; the encoded protein is MRGYFLKRVLLAVPTLLGILFLNFLLIQWAPGGPVEQMVAQLQGLSGDGTSGLSGAEQSDMTSFAEDHHLYRGGSGLDPQIIRDIEKMYGFDKPFWTRFLLMIKKYLTGDLGVSYFKGRSVASLIMEKLPVSISLGLWSTLLVYSLSIVLGVAKARAHKTTFDVVTSFVVIIGYAVPGFLFGVLLVLLFAGGSFWSWFPLRGLTSPDFETLSLWGKVCDYFWHMALPLLTQVLSGFASLTFLTKNAFLEEMNKPYVLTAYAKGLSARQVLFGHVFRNACLVLLVGFPQAFLHLFFTGAFLVEIIFSLDGLGLLGFTAAITRDYPVIFGTLYVFTLLSLLLHIVGDFLYMKVDPRVHFEKRRR
- the recR gene encoding recombination mediator RecR; its protein translation is MASPILMQMIQRLGRLPGLGPRSGRRAALFLLKNRERLLGPLIQSMEKAMEKVHPCSVCGYLDEQSPCYLCRDTRRDASLLCVVSDVSDVWALEKMKSFQGVYHVLGGNLSVLDGVGPKHLRMKSLLARLQSGVIQEVILALSPTVEGSATTHFVTQEIEKAGLTPHVTMLARGVPLGGELDFLDEGTLGEAFRGRKRF